The genomic segment ATTAAAGCAGATGGAGCGTAGGCACAGTGCAAACATTCCATATCTCAGTGAGTAATGTGGACTTCCTACCCTACGCAATTTTGTTCTTTGTGTCATAATCATAAAGGAACCAGCCTAGGTCTCATAAAACCACAAAGGGCCACTTGATTTGTAACTGATACATGGAGAATTAAACTTTTGCCAGAATGTTAAGTTTaaggaagttattttaaaataagtgagtTACTGATGTTAATAgggtaataaaattttaaaagcctcagTCTAATATCTTTGTGGTTCTGAATAGAGGATGAATCCTATTTTTACTGCTTATTTCTGGGAACGTTcagtaaaattatatttgatacagaatataaatatgaacataccatttattattttctttggaaaaggcagacatatataaatatttagtgTATTAACCATCCACATTTGTGGACCTGCTAGTGTAACAAAGAGTGATGTAAAAGCAATGTCTAAAGTTGTAATCATTCTGTCTCACAAAGTCATACATTTTGGATTTCCTATTGTTTGTTCTGCAGTGACAAATTAATGAAGTGTTGGGTTTGGGATCATCaataattagtaataaaaacACATTAATTTGATAGAAGGAAACACCAAGGAATCACTTTATAGTTTCAAAATAAATGGCTGTAGAAAGaatgtttcctttattttagaCTTTTCATTTCAACACGGTTGAAGAGATTCATTCAAGATTCCAGAGTCTGAACGCTGAGATCAACAAACCTGGAGCGTCTTATATTCTGAAACTTGCTAATAGATTATATGGAGAGAAAACTTACAATTTCCTCCCTGTAAGTACTTTGCCCTTCACATTCTAAAACCCCACTAGACAGTGCAGATATTTTTCTAGCACAATCAAGTCATGAAAGTCAGTTTTAATATTTGTAAACTTTcagaaaaacaatacagaaggcaaacatggcaaaaacaATCCGGAAGGCAAACATGACAGAATGCAAACTTTAAGTGACTTGATGATTTTGTGTTACAGTCTTAGTGAAAACATAGCTCCTGGAGGTTTTACTGAAGCAAGAGTACAATCAGTATTTGTGAAATCTTAGTCAAAGATCAGAAAAGAGTGGTAATTTTTATATAACAACAGCAGTATAAGGGTTAGGCTTACCACTACTGGAATGCACAGTTAAAAATGGCTAAGATACTAAATTTAATGTTAAATGTTTTTTACTACTATAAGAAAAACTATAAGAGTTTGAAATTTTGTGTTATATGGAATTGTAGCCTTTTAGGACAATTTCTGTTGCTTTTCGGGATTGTAGAAAACAATTTCAACATGGAgtaggagtatatttcctttctctttttttaaataggagTTCTTGGCTTCGACTCAGAAAACATATGGTGCTGACCTGGCCAGTGTGGATTTTCAGCATGCCACTGAAGAGGCAAGGAAGACCATAAACCAGTGGGTCAAAGGACAGACAGAAGGTGAGCGCCTGGGCAGAATGGAATCATTATGCGCTGGTCGTGTCATTCCTTTCCTCAGTCCGCCTTTCACACCTGCAGTTATTCCCTCCCCAGCTCCCACAGTCCTGGCACACATTGTGATTACAGTCAGAGGACACTCCCGGTGTGTGCACTCTGCACTGCACGTTGCTGGACAGCTCTCACATGTTAGAAGTTCACCAGAGAGGAAACTTAAACATGATTTCACTCAAGCAGCTAAATCCTTTTTTCTTACCAGCTCCCCAAAACttttaaagttacattttaaagttaaaaccaacattggcggggcacggtggctcatggctgtaatcccagcactttgggagcctaaggcaggtggatcatttgaggtcaggagttcaagaccagcttggccaacatgatgaaaccctgtctctattaaaaacacaaaaagaattagccgggtgtggtagcgcacacctgtaaccccagctactctggaggctgaggcaggagaatctcttgaacccgggaagtggatattacagtgagccgagatcatgccactgcactccagcctaggcaacagagtgagactccatcttaaaaaataataataaaaataataaaaaataaaacataaagttaAAACCAACACTGAACACagcaaaaaaaaggaattaaaattttgAGGAGAATCCAGCCTGCCAAAAATTACCTAATACACATATGGGAAGAAATGTCCTGGAATTTCACGGAAATACCTGAAATCAATATTCACAAACTACTGTGGTCATAAATTTTTTGCCAACATCTTGTCCAGTAAAAAAGGTGTGGTAGGTGGGGACTGACTTGCTCTTAGGGTGCAATTTATTTCTTTACTACATCTCTCTTCTTATCTAGTCCTGTATTAGTCAACCCACTCCAGTAGGCGTGTCTTCCGTTATGCAAATTGTTCCCGGCCATACTTGTGGTCACCAAGGTGACCTTTATTTCCATGGAGTATGTtctgctgggtttttttgtttgtttgttttttgtttttaagagacagagtcggccgggcgtggtggctcacgcctgtaatcccagcactttgggaggccgaggtgggcggatcacaaggtcaggagatcgagaccatggtgaaaccccgtctctactaaaaatagaaaaaattagccgggcgcaggggcgggcacctgtagtcccagctactcgggaggctgaggcaggagaatggcgtgaacccgggaggcggagcttgcagtgagccgagattgcgccactgcactccagtcaaaaaaaaaaaaaaaaaaaaagagacagagtcttgctctgtcgcccaggcttgagtgcagtggtgcgatcatggctcactgcagcctcgaccttctgggctcaaggaatcttctcatctccacctcccaaagcgctgggattgcaggtgtgtgccaccatgcttggtctTGTTCTGCCTTTTGGATATTGTTGAAATGTTTTTTGTGAGAGTAGGCATCTACTCAGCGATTTGAAGAAGTGATTTACTGATGACTAAAGACATCttcattaagaatttttttttctgaaaaagaatgCTTGTTACAAAATAAGGCTCATTGTTTATCATACAGTCCAGAAAAGGAGAATTTTCCTGTCTTTAGTCTTTCAGCACATTTGACTGGTTTAAAATGTCAAGTCCTTTGTGGGAAGTTTGTGTGTCATCCTGGTCTGCCCCACAGGTTGTTATATGTAAAGTAGAGACGTGTTAGTGAGTAGGGCTTTCCTAATTTAGTATCTTGTTAAATGAAAATTAAGTAGAAAGTATATATTTGAATTGCATTTCCGTGCTAATATATTGTCAGTTCAAATTTGAAATtccaatttggatttttttttaagctaacttgattttttttaggGAAAATCCCAGAACTGCTGGCTTCAGGCACGGTTGATGACATGACTAAACTTGTGCTAGTAAATGCCATCTATTTCAAGGGAAACTGGCAGGATAAATTCATGAAAGAGGCCACGACGAATGCACCATTCAGACTGAATAAGGTGAGGTGAGGTAACTGTACAGAGTCATGCGTTGCTCTAAAAGAATGCAGAGAATAATTTCAGTGATTTGTTTTAACTATTCAGAAAGACACAAAAACTGTGAAAATGATGtatcagaagaaaaaatttgCATATGGCTACATCGAAGACCTTAAGTGCCGTGTGCTGGAACTGCCCTACCAAGGCAAGGAGCTCAGCATGGTCATCCTGCTGCCGGATGACATTGAGGACGAGTCCACGGGCCTGAAGAAGGTATGGCTCCTGGGCTTTGTGCTTTGTGGTTCCTCCGGTGTGTGTGTTGCATGGTAGGCAGGTGCTTGTTAAGTGTTCACTGATGGCTCATTTTCCAATAGTTTGTCATTCCTTTGTAAATGTAGCCCATCAACACTTGCTACACCAAAGcccaagttaatttttttttttttttattttttacatttatttatagagacaaggtctcactatgttgtctaggcttgTCTAGACCTCCTGGcttccagcgatcctcctgcctcagcctcctgagtagctagaactagagctgggagccactgtgcccggctgacgTTTCATTTTTCAAGAAAGACGGCCCTCTACTTTCAGTGGACGCTTGTGATGGGGTCATCAAAGATCTATACTAAATCTAATACTGGTTAGTGGCAGCCCATGGACAGGCTCTTGAATTAACTTTAGAGGAAATTACAGTAAGATGAGGATTGTTTTACTGAGGAAAAAGATTGAAAAGCCCCAAATAGTGTAGCATCTATCTTCATCATGTACTATACAATTCTATTATTACCCTGTTCATTCTCATCACAATTCATGTAGACAGTGAATTAAATTTTCAATGGGTACAAGACAGAAAAAGCCTCATGTGACACGTTAGGCCTATTTACTCATGTGAACTTTGTATGAGGTTTCCATTATGTGTAGGGACCCTAGCCTGCTCTGtattctctgtctcctccccagCTAAACTTGCCATCAGGAAGGGGGTCTAATATTAATCATTTGCATGTACAGACTTTTAATATATTGTATAAAAATCAATGTGGTCTTTCTTTCAGTTGTATTTTtgcattagtttttttttctgattgtaaaGTGAAAATCTCTAGCCTCATAAAAGGAATGATCAGCACCATTAGAACAAGTAGAGTGATGATTCTGTTCCAGTCCAATAGCTATAACAATAGTAATGATAATAGCTGACATTTATATAGCACTATGGGTCAAGTACTTTATatacatcatttcatttaatgcTCTCGACCGTCTATAAGGTAGATATAAGTAATGTCCACGTCACATTTCAGATGAGGAACTAGATCCAGTGCATAatctgccttttaaatttttacctaGGAGCTAAAGTTATTAGATATTACTTCAGCTCCAGTGAGGTTCACCGATTACCACAGCTTCAGTGGGATCCAGACTAAATAgaagaaatactttaaatttcttcTAGCACTACTCGACCTGGAAGTAATAGCAGCTGTCATGGCCTATCACAGTAATCCATTGTGGTAGGAGTTTAGTAAACcctggatgaatggatggatggatgaatgggtagatggatgggtggatgggtggatgagtaaatgggtggatggatgatagataggtagatagattgttggatgggtgggtgggtggataggtgaacgaatggatggatgaatgagtgactGTGTTGCTGGGTagctgggtggatggatggatggatgagtgagtgagtggatgatgGACCCAATGTACAAAGTTCCTGTACTTGAACCTTTGATGACTTGGAACACCACCTCTGCCCTATTTCATCAATtgccagaaagaaataaaattctccaAATGGAATCTGTTTTGGCACAAAACATGAAGGAAACTAGCAACTGATATTATGGGTCCTTTGATTCAAATAATACTTTATTGCCTTACTTATGTAAAATTGATATCACTTCTTCTTTCGCCTCATTTTAATTGCAGATTGAGGAACAGTTGACTTTGGAAAAGCTGCACGAGTGGACCAAACCTGAGAATCTTGATTTCATTGAAGTTAATGTCAGCTTGCCCAGGTTCAAACTGGAAGAGAGTTACACCCTCAACTCAGACCTTGCCCGCCTAGGTGTACAGGATCTCTTTGACAGTAGCAAGGCTGATCTGTCTGGCATGTCAGGAGCCAGagatatttttatatcaaaaatTGTCCACAAGTCCTTCGTGGAAGTGAATGAAGAGGGAACAGAGGCGGCAGCCGCTACAGCGGGCGTCGCCACCTTCTGCATGTTGATGCCAGAGGAATACTTCACTGCCGACCAtccattccttttctttattcgGCACAATTCCTCAGGTAGCATCCTGTTCTTGGGCAGATTTTCTTCCCCTTAGAAGAAAGAGACTGTAGCAATACAAAAATCAAGCTTAGAGCTTTATTACCTGAGTTTTTAATGGTGCCAACGTTCTTCTATCTTTACCAATAAAACCAATATCCAGaaacaaatcttttattttctttttaagttcgGCTCTGTTGGCTGTTTACACCCATGAATTTTGGCATGGgtatctacttttctttttttacatcgAAAAAATCCAGTGGTTGCTTTTGAATGCAtcaagtaaaagagaaaaaaagaatacatcaGATGTGTAGATTCTTGACCATGTTGTGATCTATGAAATTGCTATATCCTCCTGACAGCTATGGGAAAACATGATAAGATGGTCATTTATTTTGCAGTTAGAATTTTGGGAGCCGTGAAATAGACAGACACCCTGACTGTTGAAGGGAGGTTTAAAAACACATATTCAATTGAAATATAAGAGAGCACCCCAACTGAGAGCCCAGGTTATGAAGACAAACTTGTCTCGCCTGATGTTTCTATCCGTTGTTCTGCAGGATTAGTATTCTGTTACAGCCCTTTAGTTTTTAGACTCTTCAATTAAAGGGCCAATGGTAATAACCTGCATTcctttttttgttcttctttatgtATAATATGTAGTTAATGTGGCAGTGCATGAAATCAAGAAGTGGGTGTCTTAGGATAAAAGATGCCAAGAGTCTACAAAAATAACCATGTAGTAAGATAAACTGCTGAACAAAGGTTTTATTGTTAGCCACCTtcacatgtattttctctttttttctttttttttttttttttgagatagagtcttgctctgttacccaggctggagtgcagtggcaggatctcagctcactgcaacctctgcctcctgggttcaagtgattctcttgcctcagcctcctgagtagctgggattacaggcgtgcaccactaggcccagctaatttttgtgtttttagtagagatgggattttgccatgttggccaggctggtcctgacctcctgacctcaggtgatccgcccacctcagcctcccaaagtgctgggattacaggcatgagctcccGTGCGTGGCCTTCTCATGTGTTTTCTGATTAAGGCTCTTGACTTCCTTCATCCATACAGGTTGTTATGCTAATAAGATGGTATTGTGCGGGGCTATgtggggagatggggtgggggctCTTGGACTAATATAAAACTTTGTCAAATGTAGTTCTTTGAATGGGGCTTGAAACACTGCATTTTCTTGCTCTCACAAGGATAGTGGGCACCACGAATTAATAAAATGTCCGAGGATTCTGCAAGCCAGCCTGGTCTCGGGCCTCTTGTTACTGCTCTTATCCTAGACAAATGAAGGCTGCCAGTGGGGATTCTTGGCCTTGCAACATTGTTGGGAGTAAGGAATTCCATAGGTTAACAACAAGATTTTAGCAACTCTCTTGTCATCacactttctttcttccccctttctTAAAATACTTACCATATTT from the Macaca mulatta isolate MMU2019108-1 chromosome 4, T2T-MMU8v2.0, whole genome shotgun sequence genome contains:
- the SERPINB1 gene encoding leukocyte elastase inhibitor isoform X1 — protein: MLHRQTLDGVFTMEQLSSANTRFALDLFLALSEHNPAGNIFISPFSISSAMAMVFLGTRGNTAAQLSKTFHFNTVEEIHSRFQSLNAEINKPGASYILKLANRLYGEKTYNFLPEFLASTQKTYGADLASVDFQHATEEARKTINQWVKGQTEGKIPELLASGTVDDMTKLVLVNAIYFKGNWQDKFMKEATTNAPFRLNKKDTKTVKMMYQKKKFAYGYIEDLKCRVLELPYQGKELSMVILLPDDIEDESTGLKKIEEQLTLEKLHEWTKPENLDFIEVNVSLPRFKLEESYTLNSDLARLGVQDLFDSSKADLSGMSGARDIFISKIVHKSFVEVNEEGTEAAAATAGVATFCMLMPEEYFTADHPFLFFIRHNSSGSILFLGRFSSP
- the SERPINB1 gene encoding leukocyte elastase inhibitor; this encodes MEQLSSANTRFALDLFLALSEHNPAGNIFISPFSISSAMAMVFLGTRGNTAAQLSKTFHFNTVEEIHSRFQSLNAEINKPGASYILKLANRLYGEKTYNFLPEFLASTQKTYGADLASVDFQHATEEARKTINQWVKGQTEGKIPELLASGTVDDMTKLVLVNAIYFKGNWQDKFMKEATTNAPFRLNKKDTKTVKMMYQKKKFAYGYIEDLKCRVLELPYQGKELSMVILLPDDIEDESTGLKKIEEQLTLEKLHEWTKPENLDFIEVNVSLPRFKLEESYTLNSDLARLGVQDLFDSSKADLSGMSGARDIFISKIVHKSFVEVNEEGTEAAAATAGVATFCMLMPEEYFTADHPFLFFIRHNSSGSILFLGRFSSP